A single genomic interval of Rhodopseudomonas palustris harbors:
- a CDS encoding type II toxin-antitoxin system RelE/ParE family toxin produces the protein MIRSWRNAATRKLWDGSRFDQFRGLDVEAAIDLLLALNAAKSLQDLNPLQSVGLHKLKGVRRNQWAMTVNDRWRICFEFRKGDAFEVEIVDYHKG, from the coding sequence ATGATCCGGTCATGGCGCAATGCTGCCACCCGGAAGTTATGGGACGGCAGCCGGTTCGACCAATTCCGCGGCCTTGATGTCGAGGCCGCGATCGATCTGTTGCTGGCTTTGAATGCCGCCAAGTCGCTGCAAGATCTCAATCCTCTACAGAGCGTAGGATTACACAAACTCAAGGGCGTGCGCAGGAACCAATGGGCGATGACGGTCAACGACCGGTGGCGGATTTGTTTCGAGTTTCGCAAAGGTGATGCGTTCGAAGTCGAGATCGTCGACTATCACAAAGGGTGA
- a CDS encoding HigA family addiction module antitoxin: MTPVSHPGRLLKRELAARKLSANRLALDIGVPSGRITDILNGRRSITADTAVRLGRYFGNAPQFWLDLQSQYDIAVIERDKGAEIDRQVRPADAA, translated from the coding sequence ATGACTCCTGTTTCCCATCCCGGCCGGCTGCTGAAGCGAGAACTGGCGGCGCGGAAACTCAGCGCCAACCGGCTGGCGCTGGACATCGGCGTTCCGTCTGGACGGATCACCGACATTCTCAACGGTCGTCGGTCGATTACTGCGGATACCGCGGTGCGGCTGGGTCGTTATTTCGGAAATGCTCCGCAGTTCTGGCTCGATCTGCAGAGCCAGTACGACATCGCCGTCATCGAGCGTGACAAGGGCGCGGAGATCGACCGTCAGGTGCGGCCGGCGGACGCCGCCTGA
- a CDS encoding helix-turn-helix transcriptional regulator, whose amino-acid sequence MTPDQNALGSYLRSRRTRLDPAALGFAVGRRRTPGLRREEVAQRANISPTWYTWLEQGRGGAPSAAVLDRIAKGLMLTEPEREHLFMLGLGRPPEVRYTPADGISPRLQRVLDAMPLSPAIIKTATWDVVGWNKAAAALLTDYSKLPREQRNILRLLFGNARKRARQEDWSSVARFVVGAFRADVARAGAAGTEEVSRLVDELCRLSTEFAALWQDNDVVAHGEGVKCIKHPEAGRLDLEFSSFAVEGRPELGMIVYNPASPQVAERVRALIEAKDAS is encoded by the coding sequence GTGACTCCTGATCAGAACGCGCTCGGTTCCTACCTGCGCAGCCGCCGGACGCGACTCGACCCGGCCGCCCTCGGTTTCGCCGTCGGCCGGCGTCGCACGCCTGGACTGCGGCGCGAGGAAGTGGCGCAGCGCGCCAATATCAGCCCCACTTGGTACACGTGGCTCGAACAGGGCCGCGGCGGCGCGCCGTCGGCCGCGGTGCTCGATCGCATCGCCAAGGGCCTGATGCTGACCGAACCCGAGCGGGAGCATCTGTTCATGCTCGGCCTCGGCCGGCCGCCGGAAGTGCGATACACGCCTGCCGACGGCATCTCGCCGCGATTGCAGCGGGTGCTGGATGCGATGCCGCTCAGTCCGGCCATTATCAAGACCGCAACCTGGGACGTCGTCGGCTGGAACAAGGCCGCCGCGGCGCTGCTCACGGACTACAGCAAGCTGCCGCGCGAGCAACGCAACATCCTGCGCCTGCTGTTCGGCAATGCTCGCAAGCGGGCCCGGCAAGAGGACTGGAGCAGCGTGGCGCGCTTCGTCGTCGGCGCGTTCCGTGCCGACGTGGCCCGCGCCGGCGCCGCCGGTACTGAAGAGGTCTCCCGGCTGGTGGATGAGCTGTGCCGGCTCAGCACCGAATTCGCCGCGCTGTGGCAGGACAACGACGTCGTCGCGCATGGCGAAGGCGTCAAGTGCATCAAACACCCCGAGGCCGGTCGTCTGGACCTGGAGTTCTCGTCCTTCGCGGTCGAGGGGCGCCCCGAGCTCGGCATGATCGTCTACAATCCTGCCTCGCCGCAGGTGGCCGAGCGCGTTCGCGCACTGATCGAGGCGAAGGACGCGTCATGA
- a CDS encoding SDR family oxidoreductase, translating into MRVFLTGATGFVGSHVLKELLSAGHQVTGLTRSDAGERWLAWAGASVHRGTLEDAGSLARGAEQADAVIHTAFDHTFSRYLENCAKDARVISAMAEVLKGSNRPLIITSATGIGAPGAGLPAVEEVVDWAHALPRIASERAGREAADKGVSVAVVRLPQVHDTEKQGLISPLIDIGRAKGVSAYVGDGSNHWSAVHIDDAARLYRLALEHHEAGARYHAVAEEGVSMRQIAETIGAGLGVPVVALQADEAVGHFGWLAPFMAMDMRASSAATRRRLNWTPTGPDLLTDLKAMDYRKLRTAS; encoded by the coding sequence ATGCGTGTCTTCCTCACTGGTGCGACCGGCTTCGTCGGTTCGCACGTCCTCAAAGAACTGCTTTCCGCCGGCCATCAGGTGACCGGGCTGACCCGCTCCGATGCGGGCGAGCGTTGGCTGGCTTGGGCAGGCGCCAGCGTTCATCGCGGCACGCTGGAAGATGCCGGCAGTCTGGCGCGCGGGGCCGAGCAGGCGGATGCCGTGATCCACACGGCGTTCGATCACACCTTCTCGCGCTATCTCGAGAATTGCGCCAAGGACGCGCGCGTGATCAGCGCGATGGCGGAGGTGCTGAAGGGCTCGAACCGGCCGCTGATTATTACGTCGGCGACCGGCATCGGCGCCCCGGGGGCCGGTCTGCCGGCCGTGGAGGAGGTGGTCGACTGGGCTCATGCTTTGCCGCGGATCGCCAGCGAGCGCGCCGGCCGGGAGGCCGCCGACAAGGGCGTCTCGGTTGCGGTGGTGCGGCTGCCGCAGGTGCACGACACCGAAAAGCAGGGCCTGATCTCGCCACTGATCGACATCGGCCGGGCCAAGGGCGTGTCGGCCTATGTGGGCGACGGCAGCAACCATTGGTCGGCGGTCCATATCGACGATGCCGCGCGCCTGTATCGGCTCGCTCTCGAACATCACGAGGCCGGCGCCCGCTATCATGCGGTCGCCGAGGAAGGCGTCAGTATGCGCCAAATCGCAGAGACGATCGGCGCAGGTCTCGGCGTTCCGGTGGTCGCTTTGCAAGCCGATGAGGCGGTCGGTCACTTCGGCTGGCTGGCGCCGTTCATGGCGATGGACATGCGGGCGTCGAGCGCGGCAACGCGTCGCCGGTTGAACTGGACACCGACCGGCCCCGACCTGCTCACCGATCTAAAGGCGATGGATTATCGCAAGCTGCGCACGGCGAGCTGA